One Panulirus ornatus isolate Po-2019 chromosome 16, ASM3632096v1, whole genome shotgun sequence genomic window carries:
- the LOC139754102 gene encoding LOW QUALITY PROTEIN: transcription factor HES-4-like (The sequence of the model RefSeq protein was modified relative to this genomic sequence to represent the inferred CDS: inserted 1 base in 1 codon), with amino-acid sequence MLSVLSMTEGHLEEEDEDAHHDHDEEDNPHDSLPLSKAELRKSNKPIMEKRRRARINTCLNELKALILDAMKKDPARHSKLEKADILEMTVKHLQAVQRQQLALAVAHDPAVLTKFRSGFTECAQEVTRYVSRIEGVDGGVRQRLLQHLGQCVSGLSAMTPMSFTAMAGLPLPLAHLQGGALPPXTSANSAAESWRCQQQPGASVARSRGSQTCSCGRRCRGGSASSRWSVSPRSCRPTRPTHDSAHATSTSGGTNSTSTPECISAIPSTSALSGQSQ; translated from the exons ATGCTGTCAGTGCTGAGCATGACGGAGgggcacctggaggaggaggatgaggatgccCATCACGACCACGATGAGGAGGATAACCCACACGACAGTCTGCCCCTCTCCAAGGCCGAACTTAGAAAG AGCAACAAGCCCATCATGGAGAAGCGGCGACGGGCCAGAATTAACACCTGCCTGAACGAGCTGAAGGCCCTCATCCTCGACGCCATGAAGAAAGAT CCGGCGCGCCACAGCAAGCTGGAGAAGGCGGACATCCTGGAGATGACGGTGAAGCATCTGCAGGCGGTGCAGCGGCAGCAGCTGGCGCTGGCTGTGGCCCACGACCCAGCTGTCCTCACCAAGTTCCGCAGCGGCTTCACAGAGTGTGCGCAAGAGGTCACCAG GTATGTGTCGAGGATCgaaggtgtggatggtggtgttcggcaACGCCTTCTGCAGCACTTGGGCCAGTGTGTGTCGGGGCTGTCTGCCATGACTCCCATGTCATTCACGGCCATGGCAGGGCTGCCGCTCCCTTTGGCCCACCTGCAGGGTGGCGCGCTGCCCC GCACCTCCGCCAACTCTGCAGCAGAGTCCTGGAGATGTCAACAACAACCAGGCGCGTCTGTTGCACGGTCTCGTGGCAGCCAGACTTGCAGCTGCGGGAGACGCTGCAGGGGCGGCTCTGCTTCTTCACGGTGGTCTGTCTCTCCTCGCTCGTGCCGCCCCACACGTCCCACCCACGACTCAGCCCACGCCACCTCCACCTCAGGTGGCACCAACAGCACCTCCACCCCAGAGTGTATCTCAGCCATCCCAAGTACTTCAGCCCTCAGTGGTCAAAGTCAATGA